The following are encoded together in the Panicum virgatum strain AP13 chromosome 6K, P.virgatum_v5, whole genome shotgun sequence genome:
- the LOC120711336 gene encoding uncharacterized protein LOC120711336 — protein sequence MENSGQDLSSTANHFFSSGDGSAAASVESGWKSYIDYFMEMQQRQKGEASLATGGLSTDDVGRCRSTSEYSGDCGLGASTRLPALVEPSVVSRRLSLKEGWRRKKKVLYDESLEDTATSPISSPKVIQLRDSDANHQRKGSSCDEISHSKKNTSDVNGANTTTDTTIKEDGAWLIPACVHMVINQHQPYHKCTCTHTCTYEKKV from the exons ATGGAGAACTCAGGCCAAGACCTCTCTTCCACGGCCAACCACTTCTTCTCCTCCGGTgatggcagcgccgccgcctccgtggAGAGCGGCTGGAAGTCGTACATCGACTACTTCATGGAGATGCAGCAGCGACAGAAAGGGGAGGCGAGCCTTGCTACTGGTGGTCTCTCAACTGATGATGTTGGACGATGCCGTTCCACATCGGAGTACAGTGGTGATTGTGGATTAGGAGCCTCCACACGGCTGCCAGCGCTTGTGGAGCCGTCGGTGGTATCGAGAAGGTTGAGCCTCAAGGAGggttggaggaggaagaagaaggttctGTATGATGAGTCCTTGGAGGATACTGCCACATCTCCTATCAGTAGCCCTAAG GTGATTCAGTTGAGGGACTCAGATGCCAATCACCAGAGGAAAGGGAGTTCTTGTGATGAGATTTCACATTCTAAG AAGAATACAAGTGATGTAAATGGAGCAAACACAACAACAGACACGACAATCAAAGAAGATGGTGCATGGTTGATACCTGCTTGTGTACATATGGTAATAAACCAGCATCAACCCTATCACAAATGTACATGtacacacacttgcacatatgaAAAGAAGGTATAG
- the LOC120711337 gene encoding polycomb group protein FIE2 — protein sequence MAKLGPGQGLGCEAAEGSLVPSRKREYKPCGKHTEGKRPLYAIGFNFMDARYYDVFATVGGNRVTTYRCLENGSFAVLQAYVDEDKDESFYTLSWARDHVDGSPLLVAAGSNGIIRVINCATEKLAKSFVGHGDSINEIRTQALKPSLIISASKDESVRLWNVHTGICILVFAGAGGHRNEVLSVDFHPSDIERFASCGMDNTVKIWSMKEFWLYVDKSYSWTDLPSKFPTKYVQFPVLIAAVHSNYVDCTRWLGDFILSKSVDNEIVLWEPKTKEQSPGEGSIDILQKYPVPECDIWFIKFSCDFHFNQLAIGNREGKIYVWEVQSSPPVLTARLYNQQCKSPIRQTAVSFDGSTILGAGEDGTIWRWDEVDHASAKN from the exons ATGGCGAAGCTGGGCCCGGGGCAGGGGCTGGGgtgcgaggcggcggaggggtcgCTCGTGCCCAGCCGGAAGCGGGAGTACAAGCCCTGCGGCAAGCACACTGAGGGGAAGCGCCCGCTCTACGCCATCGGGTTCAACTTCATGGACGCGCGCTACTACGACGTCTtcgccaccgtcggcggcaaCCGC GTGACAACTTACCGTTGCCTTGAGAATGGTAGTTTTGCTGTTCTACAAGCTTACGTTGATGAGGAT AAGGATGAGTCATTCTACACTCTAAGTTGGGCTCGTGATCATGTTGATGGCTCACCACTTCTGGTGGCAGCAGGAAGCAATGGGATCATTCGGGTCATCAACTGTGCTACTGAGAAGTTAGCTAAG AGCTTTGTTGGCCATGGTGACTCAATAAATGAGATAAGAACTCAAGCATTGAAGCCTTCGCTCATCATTTCTGCAAGCAAG GATGAATCTGTTAGGCTATGGAATGTCCATACAGGGATCTGCATCTTGGTAtttgctggagctggaggtcATCGCAATGAAGTGTTGAGTGTT GACTTCCACCCCAGTGATATTGAGCGTTTTGCAAGTTGTGGCATGGATAACACTGTGAAAATCTGGTCAATGAAAG AATTTTGGCTATATGTTGACAAATCATATTCTTGGACTGATCTTCCATCAAAGTTTCCAACAAAATATGTCCAATTCCCG GTCTTGATTGCTGCAGTACACTCTAACTATGTTGATTGTACAAGATGGCTTGGTGACTTCATCCTGTCGAAG AGTGTTGACAATGAAATTGTGCTTTGGGAACCAAAAACAAAAGAACAGAGTCCTGGCGAG GGAAGCATCGATATTCTTCAGAAGTACCCTGTGCCAGAGTGCGACATCTGGTTTATCAAATTTTCGTGCGATTTTCACTTTAATCAGTTGGCAATAG GAAATCGTGAAGGCAAAATCTATGTGTGGGAAGTGCAGTCAAGCCCTCCTGTCCTAACCGCCCG GCTATATAATCAACAATGCAAATCTCCAATAAGGCAGACTGCAGTGTCCTTTGATGGAAG CACGATCCTTGGAGCTGGTGAGGATGGCACCATTTGGAGATGGGATGAAGTGGATCATGCGAGCGCCAAAAACTGA